GTTACCGATTATCAAACCCTACAAGCTGGGGTAATTCCAGAAGTCGCCACCGTTATTCTCTCTGCCAATCAAGACGGAATCGAACAAATATCCGCTTTTTTACCACAAAATCCCCAGATTACCACCATTCACCTCTATTATTAAATCGGTGCGTTACGCTATCGCGCTTCATAGCCTAGGAGTAAGCAAACAACTCCAATGAACCCAACAACCGCCAATTATGATGAACCTTGGAAAGAAGCATTAACCGAGTATTTTGAAGCGTTTTTACATTTCTTCTTTCCTGAAGTTCACCAACTAATTGATTGGACAAAAACTCCCGAATCCCTGGAAAAAGAACTCAAACGGATTACCGCTTCAGCTAAGACAAAAAAACGTTTCGCTGACAAACTCTATAAAGTCTGGTTACTCAGGGGTGAAGAAGTCTGGATTTTGATTCATATTGAAATTCAAAGCCAGTACGAAGAAAATTTCCCTCAGAGGATGTATATTTATAACTATCGGGCCTTTGATTTGTATCAGAAACCAGTTATCAGTCTCGCTATATTAGGAGATGAACGAGTAAATTGGCGACCAGATTCCTATAATTATACTATCGCTGGCTGTGAAGTGAGTTTGAAATTCCCAACGGTTAAATTACTGGACTATGAGGAAAGATGGACAGAACTAGAAGCAAGTAGCAATCCCTTTGCTATAATCGTCATGGCACACCTGAAAACAAAAGCGACTACTGGGAAGCTGCCAGAACGGGAACAGTGGAAGTGGAGGTTAATCAGGGGATTATATGAAAAGGAGTTCGAGAGAGAACAGATAATTAAACTGTTTGAAATCATCGACAATATGATGACTTTATCCCCTGAATTGCAGTCAAGTTTAGAGAGTAAAATCAAACAATTTGAGGAGGAAAGAACCATGCCTTTAATGAGTAATATGGAGTTACGAGGGATAGAACGCGGTAAAGAAATAGGCAAGGAAATTGGTAAGGAAATAGGTAAGGAAATTGGAGCGTTAGAAAATGCTCGTAACTATGTTAAAACGGTGCTGAAAACGCGATTGGGTGATATTCCAATAGAAATTGAGCAAGCTGTGGATAAAATTTCTGTATTATCGATTTTAGACGAGTTACTGAAATCGGCATTAACCGTTAATTCTTTTGATGAGTTGCATCAACTTTTAGAACAATAGTCTCAGTAATTTTCTTCTCCAATGAACCCAACAACCGCCAATTATGATGAATCCTGGAAAGAAGCATTAAGCGAGTATTTTGAAGCGTTTTTACATTTCTTCTTTCCTGAAGTTCACCAATTGATTGATTGGACAAAAATTCCCGAATCTCTAGAAAAAGAACTCAAACGGATTACCGCTTCAGCAAGGACAAAAAAACGTTTTGCTGACAAACTCTATAAAGTTTGGTTACTCAGGGGTGAAGAAGTCTGGATTTTGATTCATATTGAAATTCAAAGCCAGTACGAAGAAAATTTCCCTCAGAGGATGTATATTTATAACTATCGGGCCTTTGATTTGTATCAGAAACCAGTTATCAGTCTCGCTATATTAGGAGATGAACGAGTAAATTGGCGACCAGATTCCTATAATTATACTATCGCTGGCTGTGAAGTGAGTTTGAAATTCCCAACAGTCAAATTACTGGACTATGAGGAAAGCTGGTCAGAACTAGAAGCAAGTAGCAATCCCTTTGCTATAATCGTCATGGCACACCTGAAAACAAAAGCGACTACTGGGAAGCTGCCACAACGGGAACAGTGGAAGTGGAGGTTAATCAGGGGATTATATGAAAAGGAGTTCGAGAGAGAACAGATAATTAAACTGTTTGAAATCATCGACAATATGATGACTTTATCCCCTGAATTGCAGTCAAGTTTAGAGAGTAAAATCAAACAATTTGAGGAGGAAAGAACCATGCCTTTAGTAAGTAATATGGAGTTACGAGGGATAGAACGCGGTAAAGAAATAGGCAAGGAAATTGGAGCGTTAGAAAAAAGCCGCGATGACATAAAAACAGTTTTAACCGTGCGGTTTGGACAGATTTCTTCAGAAATTGAAGAGATAATCGGCAAAATGACTAACCCTACTATCTTAGAAGAGCTACTAAAATTAGCAGCTACCGCTAATTCTCTCGCAGAATTTAGGCAGTCTTTGGCAAAAATCCAATAATCTTATCCAATATCTAGAAAACGGGTTCCTTTAAGAAACCCGTTTTCTGTAAATTTTTGTTATATCCCCCTTGAAAAATTGGCGATTGTTTGCACAAAATAGTCGCATTAATCTTTTGCGGTCAGTGTCATGACTTCTACCCTGTTGCCGAGCCTTCCTGCTGTTGACGATGTTTTCTTCAATTTTGCTCAATCTGATGGCTTGAGTCAAGTTAATCAGGTGAATAGTGCGAGAAATCAGGGTTTAACCGCACCCGAATTAAATACTGTAGTTTTCCTCGATGCTGGTGTTAGCGATTATCAAAGTCTCCAAGCTGGGGTAATTCCAGAAGTCGCCACGGTTATTCTCTCTGCCAATCAAGACGGAATCGAACAAATATCCGCTTTTTTACCACTGTTGAAACCTCAGATTTGTCGGAGTTGCAGACATCTGGGGTTTTTCAGCCAGATATACCCTTCTTTGCCGGCTTAAGTACCTAAGCAAAATTAATGACACAAATCTAACCCCCCCCCTTGCATGAGTGCCTTTCTTCACCAGGAAATTTATTTTGCACCACCACTTAATTGTTTAATTTTCACCCTTTATTCAGGAAAAAGTCAGTCATGTCAATTCCTTTTTTAGTTAAAGATATCAACCCCGGTGCCTTTAACTCCTACCCCAAATATCTGACGGCGCTGGGCAATACCCTGTACTTCCAAGCCTTTGACGGCGTGAACGGCTTTGAATTGTGGAAAAGCGACGGCACGGCCGCCGGTACGGTTCTGGTCAAAGATATCGCCCCCGGTTTCTCTTGGTCTTCCCCCCGCAATTTAACGGCAGTGGGCAGTACCCTGTTCTTCACTGCCAGTGACGGCGTGAACGGTAATGAATTATGGAAGAGCGACGGCACGGCGGCTGGTACGGTTCTGGTCAAAGATATTTTTCCCGGTTTATCTGGTCCCTCCCCCAGCAGTCTGACCGCAGTGGGCAATACCCTCTTTTTCACTGCCAATGACGGGGTTAACGGTAATGAATTATGGAAGAGCGACGGCACGGCAGCTGGTACGGTTCTGGTCAAGGATATCAACCCCGGTTCCGCTCCTACCCCCCCCCCCCAATCTCTGACGGTAGTGGGCAACACCCTGTTCTTCAATGCCTATGACGGCGTGAACGGCTTTGAATTGTGGAAAAGCGACGGCACGGCCGCCGGTACGGTTCTGGTCAAAGATATCCGCCCCGGTTCCTCTTGGTCCTACCTCCGCTATCTGACGGCAGTGGGCAACACCCTGTTCTTCGCTGCCAATGACGGCGTGAACGGTCTTGAATTATGGAAAAGCGACGGCACGGCGGCCGGTACGGTTCTGGTCAAGGATATCAACCCCGGTTCCTCTGGCTCCTACCCCCGCAATCTAACGGTGATGGGCAACACCCTCTTTTTCACTGCCGATGACGGGGTTAACGGTAATGAATTGTGGAAGAGCGACGGCACGGCCGCCGGTACGGTTCTGGTCAAGGATATCAACCCCGGTTCCTCTGGCTCCTACCCCCGCAATCTAACGGTGATGGGCAATACCCTCTTTTTCGCTGCCGATGACGGGGTTAACGGTAATGAATTGTGGAAGAGCGACGGCACGGCCGCCGGTACGGTTCTGGTCAAGGATAAGGATATCAACCCCGGTTCCTCTACGTCCAACCCCAGCAATCTAACGGTGATGGGCAATACCCTCTTTTTCGCTGCCGATGACGGGGTTAACGGTAATGAATTGTGGAAGAGCGACGGCACGGCGGCCGGTACGGTTCTGGTGTCCGACATCCGCCCCGGTTCCAAAGACTCCATCCCCGGCAATCTAAAGGTAGTGGGCAGCACCCTGTACTTCACTGCCGATGACGGCGTGAACGGTCGGGAATTGTGGGCCGTGAGTACCCCCACCCTCGCCATTGCCGCCACCAATGCCAATCAAACCGAAGGGAATAGAGGCAGTAAAGCTTTCACTTTCACCGTCACTCGTTCGGTTAATACCACGGGAACCAATAACGTCAACTGGGCAGTTACCGGCAGCGGCAGCAATCCTGCCAATGCCACTGATTTTGTTGGGGGAATCTTACCGTCAGGAACCGAGAGTTTTACGACGGGGCAAACCTCAAAAGTAATTACTGTTAACGTTCAGGGGGATACAACGGTAGAACCGAACGAAAACTTTACCGTCACCCTCTCCAATCCCACCAACGGTGCTACCATTACCACCGCTACTGCTACGGGAACCATCAATAATGATGACTTTATCGGTACTTCTGGTCCGGACACCCTTGCGGGAACCTCTGGAGCAGATGCCCTGACTGGATTAGATGGTAACGATACTTATACGGTAAATGATGCCGGGGATTTGGTCATTGAAGCTCTCAACCAGGGAACCGATACCGTGCAAGCTTCCATTTCCTATACCCTTCCTGACAACGTGGAAAATCTCCTTCTCACTGGTACTGGTAATTTTAATGGCACGGGTAATGGCTTAAATAACCAGATTACAGGGAATAGTGGCAATAATAGCCTCAATGGTGCTGCTGGAATCGATACTTTAACCGGTGGGGTGGGGACAGACATCTTCATCTTCCAATTTAGTCAGTCCACCTCGACAGCCCTAGACCGAGTTACGGATTTTGCCATTGGTACTGATAAAATTGACCTGCTTAGTCAAGCTGGTGCGGCCATTAATGCCCCGGTCGCTTTTACCCGGGCAACAGATAGCACCACGACCAATATTAACACCATTGTTACTAACGTCTTTACCGATGCTAATGGGGCAACAGCCGGAAATCAAGCTCTCGGAATTAACAGTGCTGTTTTAGTGCGGGACAATAGTTCTTCTACTTACCTGATTATCAACGACGGTACGGCGGGTTTCCAAAGTGCTAATGATTTGGTGATTAATCTGACTGGGTTAACGGGTACTTTACCGGCGCTCGGCACTATTGCGGTCAATAGTTTCTTTGTCTAAATTAATGGGGGGGGATTAATTCTCCCCTTTTAATGCTCCCGTTCAAGTAA
This Microcystis wesenbergii NRERC-220 DNA region includes the following protein-coding sequences:
- a CDS encoding ELWxxDGT repeat protein, with translation MSIPFLVKDINPGAFNSYPKYLTALGNTLYFQAFDGVNGFELWKSDGTAAGTVLVKDIAPGFSWSSPRNLTAVGSTLFFTASDGVNGNELWKSDGTAAGTVLVKDIFPGLSGPSPSSLTAVGNTLFFTANDGVNGNELWKSDGTAAGTVLVKDINPGSAPTPPPQSLTVVGNTLFFNAYDGVNGFELWKSDGTAAGTVLVKDIRPGSSWSYLRYLTAVGNTLFFAANDGVNGLELWKSDGTAAGTVLVKDINPGSSGSYPRNLTVMGNTLFFTADDGVNGNELWKSDGTAAGTVLVKDINPGSSGSYPRNLTVMGNTLFFAADDGVNGNELWKSDGTAAGTVLVKDKDINPGSSTSNPSNLTVMGNTLFFAADDGVNGNELWKSDGTAAGTVLVSDIRPGSKDSIPGNLKVVGSTLYFTADDGVNGRELWAVSTPTLAIAATNANQTEGNRGSKAFTFTVTRSVNTTGTNNVNWAVTGSGSNPANATDFVGGILPSGTESFTTGQTSKVITVNVQGDTTVEPNENFTVTLSNPTNGATITTATATGTINNDDFIGTSGPDTLAGTSGADALTGLDGNDTYTVNDAGDLVIEALNQGTDTVQASISYTLPDNVENLLLTGTGNFNGTGNGLNNQITGNSGNNSLNGAAGIDTLTGGVGTDIFIFQFSQSTSTALDRVTDFAIGTDKIDLLSQAGAAINAPVAFTRATDSTTTNINTIVTNVFTDANGATAGNQALGINSAVLVRDNSSSTYLIINDGTAGFQSANDLVINLTGLTGTLPALGTIAVNSFFV
- a CDS encoding DUF4347 domain-containing protein — translated: MTSTLLPSLPAVDDVFFNFAQSDGLSQVNQVNSARNQGLTAPELNTVVFLDAGVSDYQSLQAGVIPEVATVILSANQDGIEQISAFLPLLKPQICRSCRHLGFFSQIYPSLPA